In Rhodospirillum rubrum ATCC 11170, a genomic segment contains:
- a CDS encoding ferritin-like domain-containing protein: MAEKTLDKLFYDTLKDIYYAERKILKALPKMARGADSAELRAAFEKHHQETEGQIERLQMAFELFGKRAQGKTCDAIEGILSEGEEILDAFKGEPAVDAGLIASAQAVEHYEIARYGTLKRWAEVLGMPEIAKLLDQTLQEEIKTDADLTKLADKVANSAALKAA, from the coding sequence ATGGCTGAGAAGACCCTGGATAAGCTTTTCTATGACACCCTCAAGGATATTTATTATGCCGAGAGGAAGATCCTGAAGGCGTTGCCGAAGATGGCGCGGGGCGCCGATTCGGCGGAACTGCGGGCCGCCTTCGAAAAACACCATCAGGAAACCGAAGGGCAGATCGAACGCCTTCAAATGGCCTTCGAATTGTTCGGCAAGCGCGCCCAGGGCAAAACCTGCGACGCGATCGAAGGCATCCTGAGCGAGGGCGAGGAAATCCTTGACGCGTTCAAGGGCGAGCCGGCGGTCGATGCCGGTCTGATCGCCTCGGCCCAGGCGGTCGAGCATTACGAGATCGCCCGCTATGGCACGCTCAAGCGCTGGGCCGAGGTGCTCGGCATGCCCGAGATCGCCAAGCTTCTTGACCAGACGCTTCAAGAAGAGATCAAGACCGACGCCGATCTGACCAAGCTGGCCGATAAAGTCGCCAATTCGGCGGCCCTGAAGGCGGCCTGA